The Micromonospora sp. NBC_00421 genome contains a region encoding:
- a CDS encoding peptidoglycan recognition protein family protein, producing the protein MPDARPALDRRTLLRAGLGAATVAVVGSDLALPAAARAAPGPDLDWIIGCDEWDARPPADPLSVSTIPTNKIIVHHMAFPNVTDHSREQAVKLAHDCQDLHMDGNGWSDTGQHFTVSRGGYVLEGRHGSLDRLRAGDRQMVSAHCPGENGRAIGIENEGTYVTDTPPQDLLDSLVRLCTTICRQYGLHAHDIFGHWDFRTTLCPGAQFYRLFPGVRREVFRKLGTRPADVPARRWPDLWRFVSSPAVQVAQYLLAYRGYPVTPNSTFDAATIAAIADWQARNGIPVDVDATLTAPTWETLAPELDRHATGLPVQAVQFILNWKGYAEVTVTGGYDHATRRAVQDIQALHGLPRTGTVTTGTWCALVGGVVRQSFRHH; encoded by the coding sequence ATGCCCGACGCACGCCCCGCCCTCGACCGTCGTACCCTGCTGCGGGCCGGCCTCGGCGCGGCCACCGTCGCGGTCGTCGGGTCCGACCTGGCCCTGCCGGCCGCCGCCCGGGCAGCCCCCGGCCCGGATCTGGACTGGATCATCGGCTGCGACGAGTGGGACGCCCGGCCGCCGGCCGACCCGCTGTCGGTCAGCACGATCCCGACCAACAAGATCATCGTGCACCACATGGCCTTCCCGAACGTCACCGACCACTCCCGGGAACAGGCGGTCAAACTGGCCCACGACTGCCAGGACCTGCACATGGACGGCAACGGGTGGTCCGACACCGGTCAGCACTTCACCGTCAGCCGGGGCGGGTACGTGCTGGAAGGACGGCACGGCAGCCTGGACCGCCTGCGGGCCGGCGACCGGCAGATGGTCTCGGCGCACTGCCCCGGCGAGAACGGCCGGGCCATCGGCATCGAGAACGAGGGCACCTACGTCACCGACACCCCGCCGCAGGACCTGCTCGACTCGCTGGTCAGGCTCTGCACCACCATCTGCCGGCAGTACGGGCTGCACGCCCACGACATCTTCGGCCACTGGGACTTCCGCACCACCCTCTGCCCCGGCGCGCAGTTCTACCGGCTCTTCCCCGGCGTACGTCGGGAGGTCTTCCGCAAGCTCGGCACCCGACCGGCCGACGTGCCGGCCCGCCGCTGGCCGGACCTGTGGCGCTTCGTCAGCTCCCCCGCCGTCCAGGTCGCCCAGTACCTGCTGGCCTACCGGGGCTACCCGGTCACCCCGAACAGCACCTTCGACGCCGCCACCATCGCCGCGATCGCCGACTGGCAGGCCCGCAACGGCATCCCGGTCGACGTCGACGCCACCCTGACCGCCCCCACCTGGGAGACCCTGGCCCCGGAACTGGACCGGCACGCCACCGGCCTGCCGGTGCAGGCGGTGCAGTTCATCCTGAACTGGAAGGGCTACGCCGAGGTCACCGTCACCGGCGGATACGACCACGCCACCCGCCGGGCCGTCCAGGACATCCAGGCGTTGCACGGCCTGCCCCGCACCGGCACGGTCACCACCGGCACCTGGTGCGCCCTGGTCGGCGGGGTCGTCCGGCAGTCGTTCCGCCACCACTGA
- a CDS encoding FMN-binding glutamate synthase family protein: protein MTWARRTVPVIAAAVAGLAARDVLQRDHALLRNFPLVGRARYLLESIGPELRQYIVAGNDEERPFTRDQRRWIYASAKQENNYFGFGTDNDIERSPGYPIIKHRTFARTVPSSVPTAGHDVRLPAAKVLGGARGRARAFRPGSVVNISGMSFGSLSGNAVSALNQGAALAGCLQNTGEGGLSPYHRRGGELVFQLGTAYFGCRDARGRFDLARLRDLVAGAPVRALEIKLSQGAKPSLGGLLPGAKVSAEIAATRGIVQGEDCVSPSRHAEFSDCDSLLDWVELLAAETGLPVGIKSAVGDLGFWEELTTLMRDTGRGVDFVTVDGGEGGTGAAPLIFTDSVSLPFQQGFARVYRTFAERGLHEQTVFVGAGKLGLPDNAVVAFALGCDLVNVGREAMLAIGCIQAQKCHTDTCPTGVATQNAWLARGLDPARKSVRAANYLGTLRRDLVKVAEACGVEHPGLIDTDAVEILDGRTSARPLREVYGYQPQWGLPSAADRAEIARLMAGEAPQGGSAPPSATAQG, encoded by the coding sequence ATGACGTGGGCCCGCCGCACCGTACCCGTGATCGCCGCCGCCGTCGCCGGCCTCGCCGCCCGCGACGTCCTCCAGCGCGACCACGCGCTGCTGCGCAACTTCCCGCTGGTGGGACGGGCCCGCTACCTGCTGGAGTCGATCGGGCCGGAGCTGCGGCAGTACATCGTCGCCGGCAACGACGAGGAGCGGCCGTTCACCCGGGACCAGCGGCGCTGGATCTACGCCTCGGCCAAGCAGGAGAACAACTACTTCGGCTTCGGCACCGACAACGACATCGAACGCAGCCCCGGCTACCCGATCATCAAGCACCGCACGTTCGCCCGGACCGTCCCGTCGTCGGTGCCGACCGCCGGGCACGACGTACGGCTGCCGGCGGCGAAGGTGCTCGGCGGGGCACGCGGGCGGGCCAGGGCGTTCCGCCCGGGATCGGTGGTCAACATCTCCGGGATGAGCTTCGGATCGTTGTCCGGCAACGCGGTGAGCGCCCTGAACCAGGGGGCCGCGCTGGCCGGCTGCCTGCAGAACACCGGCGAGGGCGGATTGTCGCCGTACCACCGCCGGGGCGGTGAGCTGGTCTTCCAGCTCGGTACGGCGTACTTCGGCTGCCGGGACGCCCGGGGCCGGTTCGACCTCGCCCGGCTGCGTGACCTGGTCGCCGGTGCCCCGGTGCGGGCTCTGGAGATCAAGCTCAGCCAGGGTGCGAAGCCCAGCCTGGGCGGGCTGCTGCCCGGGGCGAAGGTCTCGGCCGAGATCGCCGCCACCCGGGGCATCGTGCAGGGGGAGGACTGCGTGAGCCCGTCGCGGCACGCCGAGTTCTCCGACTGCGACAGCCTGCTCGACTGGGTGGAGCTGCTGGCCGCCGAGACCGGGTTGCCGGTCGGCATCAAGTCCGCCGTCGGTGACCTCGGGTTCTGGGAAGAGCTGACCACGCTGATGCGGGACACCGGCCGGGGCGTCGACTTCGTCACCGTCGACGGCGGCGAGGGCGGCACCGGCGCCGCGCCGCTGATCTTCACCGACTCGGTGTCGCTGCCGTTCCAGCAGGGCTTCGCCCGGGTCTACCGCACCTTCGCCGAGCGGGGGCTGCACGAGCAGACGGTGTTCGTCGGCGCGGGCAAGCTGGGCCTGCCGGACAACGCGGTGGTGGCGTTCGCGCTCGGCTGCGACCTGGTCAACGTGGGCCGGGAGGCGATGCTGGCGATCGGCTGCATCCAGGCGCAGAAGTGCCACACCGACACCTGCCCGACCGGCGTCGCCACCCAGAACGCCTGGCTGGCCCGGGGCCTGGACCCGGCCCGCAAGTCGGTACGGGCGGCGAACTACCTCGGCACCCTGCGCCGGGACCTGGTGAAGGTCGCCGAGGCGTGCGGGGTCGAGCATCCGGGGCTGATCGACACCGACGCGGTCGAGATCCTCGACGGCCGCACCTCGGCCCGGCCGCTGCGGGAGGTCTACGGCTACCAACCGCAGTGGGGGCTGCCGTCGGCGGCCGACCGGGCGGAGATCGCCCGGCTGATGGCCGGTGAGGCGCCGCAGGGCGGCAGCGCTCCCCCGTCGGCCACCGCCCAGGGCTGA
- a CDS encoding SDR family NAD(P)-dependent oxidoreductase yields the protein MTVDNGGQPGRDADAPGVDQDELAVALRVFAALEALPSDHPDVVRVQRATARLFKMVKQRRREERRETVLAHDRAVTAATATGAPGRIDDETKGIPLASPTAGDIAGTLINPRGCYICKTRYREVDAFYHQLCPACATLNRERRDARCDLTGRRALLTGGRAKIGMYIALRLLRDGAHTTITTRFPHDAVRRFTAMPDSADWLHRLRVVGIDLRDPAQVVALADSVAEQGPLDILINNAAQTVRRTPGAYAHLVAAETAALPEGPLPELLTFTGGRGVTLALPDGSLPAATIAPHALTALALTGRSATPERIAAATAVDAGGLAPDLGDTNSWVQRVHEVDPVELLEVQLCNVTAPFVLVSRLRPALAAAPAGRSYVVNVSAMEGQFARGYKGAGHPHTNMAKAALNMLTRTSAEDMRADGILMTSVDTGWITDERPHPTKMRLADEGFHAPLDLVDGAARVYDPIVRGEQGEELYGCFLKDYAPCAW from the coding sequence ATGACGGTGGACAACGGCGGACAACCAGGGCGCGACGCCGACGCCCCCGGTGTCGACCAGGACGAGTTGGCGGTCGCGCTGCGCGTCTTCGCGGCGTTGGAGGCGCTGCCCAGCGACCACCCGGACGTGGTGCGGGTGCAGCGGGCCACCGCCCGGCTGTTCAAGATGGTGAAGCAGCGGCGACGCGAGGAGCGGCGGGAAACCGTCCTGGCCCACGACCGGGCGGTGACCGCGGCCACCGCCACGGGTGCCCCGGGTCGCATCGACGACGAGACCAAGGGCATCCCGCTCGCCTCGCCGACCGCAGGCGACATCGCCGGCACCCTGATCAACCCGCGCGGCTGTTACATCTGCAAGACCCGCTACCGCGAGGTCGACGCGTTCTACCACCAGCTCTGCCCCGCCTGCGCCACCCTCAACCGGGAGCGCCGCGACGCGCGGTGCGACCTGACCGGGCGGCGGGCGCTGCTCACCGGGGGCCGGGCCAAGATCGGCATGTACATCGCGCTGCGCCTGTTGCGCGACGGCGCGCACACCACGATCACCACCCGGTTCCCGCACGACGCGGTCCGCCGGTTCACCGCCATGCCCGACAGCGCCGACTGGCTGCACCGGCTGCGGGTCGTCGGCATCGACCTGCGCGACCCCGCCCAGGTGGTGGCGCTTGCCGACTCGGTCGCCGAGCAGGGCCCGCTGGACATCCTGATCAACAACGCCGCGCAGACGGTACGCCGCACCCCCGGCGCGTACGCCCACCTGGTCGCCGCCGAGACGGCGGCGCTGCCCGAGGGGCCGCTGCCTGAGCTGCTCACCTTCACCGGTGGCCGGGGCGTCACCCTGGCGCTGCCGGACGGCTCGCTGCCGGCCGCCACCATCGCCCCGCACGCCCTCACCGCGCTGGCGCTGACCGGCCGGTCCGCCACGCCGGAGCGGATCGCCGCCGCCACCGCCGTCGACGCCGGTGGGCTCGCCCCCGACCTGGGTGACACCAACAGCTGGGTGCAGCGGGTGCACGAGGTCGACCCGGTCGAGCTGCTCGAGGTGCAGCTGTGCAACGTGACCGCCCCGTTCGTGCTGGTCAGTCGGCTCCGGCCGGCACTGGCCGCCGCCCCGGCCGGGCGGTCGTACGTGGTGAACGTCTCGGCGATGGAGGGGCAGTTCGCCCGGGGCTACAAGGGGGCGGGGCACCCGCACACCAACATGGCCAAGGCGGCGCTGAACATGCTCACCCGCACCAGCGCCGAGGACATGCGTGCCGACGGCATCCTGATGACGAGCGTCGACACCGGCTGGATCACCGACGAGCGCCCGCACCCGACGAAGATGCGCCTCGCCGACGAGGGTTTCCATGCCCCGCTGGACCTGGTCGACGGGGCGGCCCGGGTGTACGACCCGATCGTCCGGGGCGAGCAGGGCGAGGAACTGTACGGCTGCTTCCTCAAGGACTACGCGCCCTGCGCCTGGTGA
- a CDS encoding YbaB/EbfC family DNA-binding protein, which yields MWADEAALDAAGRRLDGWESSFAHRAEQAKTLAAQAQALTGTARSPDRTIEVTVDPTGLLVGLRLDEQTRRHSAAHTAQQIMATTRAARADLLRQLTEATTRVLGADDPTARAIIESHRQRLDPGQGTPDAHR from the coding sequence ATGTGGGCGGACGAGGCGGCGCTGGACGCGGCGGGACGCCGGCTCGACGGGTGGGAGTCGTCGTTCGCCCACCGCGCGGAGCAGGCGAAGACCCTCGCCGCCCAGGCGCAGGCCCTGACCGGCACCGCCCGCAGCCCCGACCGGACGATCGAGGTCACCGTCGACCCCACCGGCCTGCTGGTCGGCCTGCGGCTGGACGAACAGACCCGGCGGCACTCCGCCGCCCACACCGCCCAGCAGATCATGGCGACCACCCGCGCGGCCCGCGCCGACCTGCTGCGGCAGCTCACCGAGGCCACCACCCGGGTCCTCGGCGCCGACGACCCGACCGCCCGGGCGATCATCGAGTCGCACCGGCAGCGGCTCGACCCCGGCCAGGGCACGCCGGATGCCCACCGGTGA
- a CDS encoding type VII secretion target has product MPTGDGIRVDPDDLTAHAAHLDRCADSLDTARRAGQHVRLDAGAYGQLCAIVPALLDGLQRTLVDSVGTAAGSVRDTAGKLRSGADGYRAADARAARQLDRVRDRR; this is encoded by the coding sequence ATGCCCACCGGTGACGGGATCCGGGTCGACCCGGACGACCTGACCGCGCACGCCGCCCACCTCGACCGCTGCGCCGACAGCCTCGACACCGCGCGCCGGGCCGGCCAACATGTCCGGCTCGACGCCGGCGCGTACGGGCAGCTCTGCGCGATCGTGCCGGCGCTGCTCGACGGCCTCCAGCGGACGCTTGTCGACAGCGTCGGCACCGCCGCCGGGTCGGTCCGGGACACCGCCGGGAAGCTGCGGTCGGGCGCCGACGGCTACCGGGCCGCCGACGCCCGCGCCGCCCGACAACTCGACCGGGTACGGGACCGCCGGTGA
- a CDS encoding WXG100 family type VII secretion target, whose protein sequence is MTGNPLVATAAPADPSAWAGIWICEDIELIAQGIRTGSWIDGSLGVVSAGLDALALVSDPVGALLQYGIAWLVEHVKPLSEALGWLAGDPAQITAHAQTWRNVAASLRADAAELTHAVRTEVAGWGGSAGPAYRAWAAEQHRAITGLAQGADTLAAATEGAAGLVAAVRLLVRDAIAACVSRLIVYAGELLVTGGLATPLVVEQVTTLVGSWAARIARLLRGLLASLRRLLPELRRLGDLIDKLKQALGRLRRVDPNPDDLSRVRGKGRGPRMPMSMDSVQDIATKYGIEVSGIQFNINNRISGVCGVTRPDQSVMLCREAFRSEEDLARTLEHEMFHVSELREGRPYPTTRAEADAFEDRAYAHEEQWWNNHPVRPEGVS, encoded by the coding sequence GTGACCGGCAATCCGCTGGTCGCCACGGCGGCACCCGCCGACCCCAGCGCCTGGGCCGGGATCTGGATCTGCGAGGACATCGAACTCATCGCGCAGGGCATCCGCACCGGCAGCTGGATCGACGGCAGCCTCGGCGTGGTCAGCGCCGGCCTGGACGCCCTCGCGCTCGTCTCCGACCCGGTCGGCGCGCTGCTCCAGTACGGCATCGCCTGGCTGGTCGAACACGTCAAGCCGCTCAGCGAGGCCCTGGGCTGGCTCGCCGGTGACCCCGCGCAGATCACCGCGCACGCCCAGACCTGGCGCAACGTCGCCGCCTCGCTCCGCGCGGACGCCGCCGAGCTGACCCACGCCGTCCGCACCGAGGTCGCCGGCTGGGGCGGCAGCGCCGGCCCCGCCTACCGGGCCTGGGCCGCCGAGCAGCACCGGGCCATCACCGGCCTCGCCCAGGGTGCGGACACCCTCGCCGCCGCCACCGAAGGCGCCGCCGGCCTGGTCGCCGCCGTCCGGCTCCTGGTCCGCGACGCCATCGCCGCCTGCGTCTCCCGCCTCATCGTGTACGCGGGCGAACTGCTCGTCACCGGCGGGCTCGCCACACCGCTGGTGGTGGAACAGGTGACCACGCTTGTGGGGTCCTGGGCGGCACGGATCGCGCGACTGCTGCGCGGGTTGCTGGCCAGCCTGCGAAGGTTGCTGCCCGAGCTCCGCCGCCTCGGCGACCTCATCGACAAACTCAAGCAGGCACTGGGCCGACTGAGGCGAGTTGACCCCAACCCTGATGACCTCAGCCGGGTACGTGGCAAGGGGCGCGGACCCCGGATGCCGATGAGCATGGATTCGGTGCAGGACATCGCCACCAAGTACGGCATCGAGGTATCCGGCATCCAGTTCAACATCAACAACCGGATCTCGGGCGTGTGCGGGGTGACGAGACCCGATCAGTCGGTCATGCTCTGCCGGGAGGCGTTCCGGAGCGAGGAGGATCTGGCGCGCACCCTCGAACACGAGATGTTCCACGTGTCGGAGCTCCGTGAAGGACGGCCCTACCCCACCACCCGTGCTGAGGCCGACGCCTTCGAGGATCGGGCCTACGCCCATGAGGAACAGTGGTGGAACAACCATCCGGTAAGGCCAGAGGGAGTGAGCTGA
- a CDS encoding DUF262 domain-containing protein — MPFQAPITITTALERMARHDYVLPAIQREFVWGPDRICKLFDSLMRGYPIGSFLFWRVNGDKVKSYTFYDFVRTYHARNSPHCPTLDVERGRDVTAILDGQQRLTALNIGLRGSYADRLPRMRHNNPLAYPTKRLHINLLAQGHDDELELAYHFRFLTADEAKSRNETTFWFPVSEIRDISEGDQVFDITARHDLGNLAGRMLFKLYEVVKRQTLINYFEEEDQSLEKVLNIFIRVNSGAVPLSFSDLLLSIATSQWRERDAREEIHALVDDLNRTGQGFSLDKNSVLKSGLVLLGKGDIRFKVDNFDRHTMLAMEESWDDIERALRLAAQLLSDFGFSSATLPASSVIIPLAHYTHLRQLDTGYLRRTSDAADREDIRRWLLRAVIKGGIWGSGLDTLLGGLRTVLDTEARNGFPRAALEREMARQGKGLRFDPIEVDELLDLKYGATKTFALLALLYPGIDVRNAYHVDHVYPRSRFTRARLRAAGIPEEDISVYLDRVDRLGNLQLLEGTENVDKRATLPAEWVGLAYPNSVARQGYLDRNDLGELPPLPDFLRFYDQRRAQMRERLLRLLDVDLSVVPVTREPAEDSGDRSSTERRSPVPGSRRRDIAAHIISAFSSQAPHAFLTINEIRNHRSAEYGDEFPSAGAISARLFPATGSCTVPGVIPDINERGVRGARKA; from the coding sequence GTGCCCTTTCAAGCACCCATAACGATCACTACCGCTCTCGAGCGGATGGCTCGGCACGACTACGTCCTTCCCGCCATCCAGCGGGAGTTCGTCTGGGGACCCGATCGGATCTGCAAGCTCTTCGACAGCCTTATGCGGGGCTACCCGATCGGGTCATTCCTCTTTTGGAGGGTCAACGGGGACAAGGTTAAATCCTATACCTTCTACGACTTCGTGCGGACTTATCACGCCAGGAACTCCCCACACTGCCCGACCCTCGACGTGGAACGTGGCAGGGATGTGACCGCGATTCTCGACGGCCAGCAGCGGCTGACCGCCCTGAACATCGGTCTCCGCGGGTCGTACGCCGACCGCCTTCCCAGGATGCGTCACAACAATCCGCTCGCCTACCCGACGAAACGGCTACACATCAACCTCCTGGCCCAAGGCCACGATGACGAACTCGAACTGGCGTACCACTTCCGGTTCCTGACTGCGGACGAGGCCAAGAGTCGCAACGAGACCACATTCTGGTTCCCGGTCTCGGAGATCCGCGACATCAGCGAAGGGGACCAGGTCTTCGACATCACCGCCCGCCACGATCTGGGCAACCTCGCTGGGCGGATGCTCTTCAAGCTCTACGAGGTGGTGAAACGTCAAACGTTGATCAACTACTTCGAGGAGGAGGACCAGAGCCTGGAGAAGGTGCTCAACATCTTCATCCGGGTCAACAGCGGAGCGGTGCCCTTGTCCTTTAGCGACCTGCTGCTGAGCATCGCCACATCTCAGTGGCGGGAGCGCGACGCGAGAGAAGAGATCCACGCCCTGGTCGACGACCTCAACCGCACCGGGCAGGGCTTCAGCCTCGATAAGAACAGCGTCCTGAAAAGTGGTCTGGTTCTGCTCGGGAAGGGCGACATCCGGTTCAAGGTCGACAACTTTGACCGACACACGATGCTCGCCATGGAAGAAAGCTGGGACGACATCGAGCGGGCTTTGCGGCTCGCCGCCCAGCTACTCAGCGATTTCGGTTTCTCTTCGGCGACACTACCGGCCAGCAGCGTGATCATCCCGCTCGCCCACTACACACACCTCCGTCAGCTCGACACAGGTTACCTGCGGCGGACAAGCGATGCCGCGGACCGCGAAGACATCCGTCGGTGGCTGCTGCGAGCGGTCATCAAGGGTGGCATCTGGGGCAGCGGCCTCGACACCTTGCTTGGCGGTCTTCGGACGGTCCTGGACACTGAAGCGCGGAATGGATTCCCGCGTGCCGCGCTCGAACGCGAAATGGCACGGCAGGGTAAAGGGCTGCGGTTTGATCCGATTGAAGTAGACGAACTTCTGGATCTGAAGTACGGAGCGACGAAGACATTCGCACTGCTGGCGCTACTCTACCCCGGCATCGACGTACGCAACGCATACCACGTCGACCACGTGTACCCGAGAAGCAGATTCACCAGAGCCCGCCTTCGCGCTGCAGGCATCCCGGAGGAGGACATTTCCGTCTACCTCGATCGCGTCGACCGGTTGGGAAATCTCCAACTCCTGGAGGGGACAGAGAACGTCGACAAGCGCGCCACCCTTCCAGCTGAGTGGGTCGGTCTGGCTTACCCGAATTCCGTTGCCAGACAGGGCTACCTGGACCGCAATGACCTTGGTGAGCTGCCGCCGCTTCCCGACTTCCTGAGGTTCTACGACCAACGGCGTGCGCAGATGCGTGAGCGCCTCCTGCGCCTACTCGACGTGGACCTCTCCGTAGTGCCGGTAACACGGGAACCGGCAGAGGATTCCGGTGACCGCTCATCGACCGAGCGCCGATCGCCCGTACCCGGGTCCCGCCGTCGTGATATCGCTGCCCACATCATCTCGGCGTTCTCCTCGCAGGCACCGCACGCGTTCCTGACGATCAACGAGATCAGGAACCATCGCAGCGCTGAGTACGGCGACGAGTTTCCATCCGCCGGGGCGATATCGGCACGGCTTTTCCCGGCCACGGGCAGCTGCACCGTCCCGGGTGTCATACCCGACATCAACGAACGCGGCGTAAGGGGTGCGCGGAAAGCGTGA
- a CDS encoding phosphotransferase has product MTDARVLYEAFSVVVHLAPSPVVARLPTVLPGYADLDSVAGRQRAELDVTGWLAERGVPVIPPSPLVPREPVRHDGFSMTFWQLIELAPAGEPDYVASCGLVSELHAALRDYPGELSFLSAAEPQLVEDGLVALDGQPDLIDPADLDRARREWQVLEPLVRSRELFEKTFPGVDLQPVHGDSPVVNIVAGVDGYRYADFEMVTLGPVEWDVVGVGPDGEAAYRRRRSTGTCGTSTGTCCAS; this is encoded by the coding sequence GTGACCGACGCCCGCGTACTCTACGAAGCCTTCTCCGTGGTCGTGCACCTGGCGCCGTCGCCGGTCGTGGCCCGGCTGCCCACGGTCCTGCCCGGCTATGCGGACCTCGACAGCGTGGCCGGCCGGCAGCGGGCCGAGCTGGACGTGACGGGATGGCTCGCGGAGCGGGGCGTGCCGGTCATTCCGCCCAGCCCTCTCGTGCCCCGGGAGCCCGTCCGGCACGACGGTTTCTCGATGACGTTCTGGCAGCTGATCGAGCTGGCCCCGGCCGGGGAGCCTGACTATGTGGCGAGCTGCGGCCTCGTATCCGAGCTGCACGCCGCTCTGCGTGACTACCCGGGTGAGTTGTCCTTCCTGTCCGCCGCCGAACCCCAGCTCGTCGAGGACGGCCTCGTCGCGCTCGACGGCCAGCCCGACCTCATCGACCCGGCCGACCTGGACCGCGCCCGCCGTGAATGGCAGGTGCTGGAACCCCTCGTGCGCTCCCGCGAGCTGTTCGAGAAGACATTTCCCGGGGTCGACCTGCAACCCGTCCACGGAGACTCCCCGGTCGTGAACATCGTCGCCGGGGTGGACGGGTATCGCTACGCCGACTTCGAGATGGTGACGTTGGGGCCCGTCGAGTGGGACGTCGTCGGCGTCGGTCCGGACGGCGAGGCCGCCTACCGGCGGCGGCGCAGCACCGGAACATGCGGGACCTCGACGGGGACGTGCTGCGCTTCGTGA